A part of Scleropages formosus chromosome 3, fSclFor1.1, whole genome shotgun sequence genomic DNA contains:
- the mks1 gene encoding tectonic-like complex member MKS1 isoform X4, with amino-acid sequence MAERWRADCPEAVYRSRDALANLRLRVRIQRVTSSMLFPDQLEERVAGEPDKGLIELDTLRRHTPSAVDDQEEQVVAWQEKLFSQFEVDLFRTESTCQSPLDRQYHRDIVALERAGGRRNQRIFTYTDYDRCTSLEEHTQVLTTSNKSSPTFLAERMANVRQRRHERRHIEGHASKSRLVTWEPTEDFVKNSHVVNTPVQTMYIMADLGPHGKLGQKENEYVLCTVRADSNGVITIKPDFNYSKEPYRVLTNGEKREVWLLSLENASAAISQEEREREQRVYRDLYVRHRDYLSSLVGQDFEMPPPGILRLLVNGEVVSAKGYEYDDLYVHFFVELPDDWSASPPQSLSGVTQTCRTRTLGKDSVAFFCHPFSFEAFFRKEDETEESLPRWPVLYFEVLSLDLWQRYRTEGYGCLVIPASPGSHTLTCSTWRPLQGGTVAELRRFFIGGSPELEDMSYVRVPSTFKGDRLSRFGFRTVTTGSVTFTLHCMQHARAFVDAGVLNKRRQSVLDQLGGFSQQSSVHGVLEAFERARRRMREARESLPEELMDTSARLHTEPMV; translated from the exons GGTGCGGATCCAGCGGGTCACATCCAGCATGCTGTTCCCAGACCAGCTGGAGGAGCGAGTGGCAGGAGAGCCGGACAAGGGACTCATTGAGCTGGACACCTTGCGCAGACACACTCCGTCAG CTGTGGATGACCAggaggagcaggtggtggcgTGGCAGGAGAAGCTCTTCAGTCAG TTTGAGGTGGATCTGTTCCGGACAGAATCGACATGTCAGAGCCCACTGGACCGGCAGTACCACCGGGACATTGTGGCTTTGGAACGGGCTGGAGGAAGACGCAACCAGCGCATCTTCACCTACACAGACTACGACCGCTGCACCAGTCTGGAGGAG CACACTCAGGTCTTGACGACCTCGAACAAGTCGAGTCCCACCTTTCTGGCAGAGAGGATGGCCAATGTCAGACAGCGAAGACATGAGAGGCGTCACAT AGAAGGCCATGCATCCAAGTCTCGGCTGGTCACCTGGGAGCCCACGGAGGACTTTGTGAAGAACAGCCATGTGGTCAACACGCCTGTGCAGACCATGTACATCATGGCTGACCTGGGACCTCATGGGAA ACTGGGCCAGAAAGAGAACGAGTATGTCCTCTGCACCGTGAGGGCAGACAGCAACGGAGTGATCACCATCAAGCCAGACTTCAACTACAGCAAAGAGCCGTACAG GGTGCTCACGAATGGAGAGAAGCGGGAGGTGTGGCTCCTCAGCCTGGAGAACGCATCGGCCGCCATCAGCCAGGAGGAGCGCGAGCGGGAGCAGCGCGTGTACCGAGAC CTCTACGTCCGGCACAGAGACTACCTGAGCAGTCTGGTTGGCCAAGACTTTGAAATG CCACCGCCGGGAATCCTTCGCTTGCTGGTGAACGGGGAGGTTG TGTCGGCCAAGGGCTACGAGTACGACGACCTCTACGTGCACTTCTTCGTGGAGCTGCCTGACG ACTGGTCTGCTTCTCCCCCACAGTCTCTCTCAGGAGTGACGCAGACGTGCCGCACGCGCACTTTGGGCAAG GACAGCGTGGCCTTCTTCTGCCACCCGTTCAGCTTCGAGGCCTTCTTCAGGAAAGAGGATGAGACAGAAG AGTCGCTGCCCCGCTGGCCGGTGCTCTACTTTGAGGTTCTCTCTCTGGACCTGTGGCAGCGTTACAGGACCGAGGGCTACGGTTGCCTGGTGATTCCAGCCAGTCCCG GGTCACACACGCTGACCTGCTCCACGTGGAGGCCCCTgcagggtggcacggtggcagagCTGCGGCGCTTCTTCATCGGCGGGTCCCCTGAGCTTGAGGACATGAGCTACGTCAGGGTGCCGAGCACCTTCAAG GGTGACCGTCTCAGTCGCTTCGGCTTCCGAACAGTGACCACAGGAAGTGTGACTTTCACCCTCCACTGTATGCAACATGCCAG GGCCTTTGTGGACGCGGGAGTGTTGAATAAGAGGAGACAGAGTGTCCTGGACCAGCTGGGCGGCTTCAGCCAGCAGAGCTCTGTCCACGGTGTGCTAG AGGCTTTCGAGAGGGCACGCCGCCGCATGCGGGAGGCCAGAGAGAGTCTTCCCGAGGAGCTCATGGACACGAGCGCACGGCTCCACACCGAGCCCATGGTATGA
- the mks1 gene encoding tectonic-like complex member MKS1 isoform X3: MAERWRADCPEAVYRSRDALANLRLRVRIQRVTSSMLFPDQLEERVAGEPDKGLIELDTLRRHTPSAVDDQEEQVVAWQEKLFSQFEVDLFRTESTCQSPLDRQYHRDIVALERAGGRRNQRIFTYTDYDRCTSLEEQHTQVLTTSNKSSPTFLAERMANVRQRRHERRHIEGHASKSRLVTWEPTEDFVKNSHVVNTPVQTMYIMADLGPHGKLGQKENEYVLCTVRADSNGVITIKPDFNYSKEPYRVLTNGEKREVWLLSLENASAAISQEEREREQRVYRDLYVRHRDYLSSLVGQDFEMPPPGILRLLVNGEVVSAKGYEYDDLYVHFFVELPDDWSASPPQSLSGVTQTCRTRTLGKDSVAFFCHPFSFEAFFRKEDETEESLPRWPVLYFEVLSLDLWQRYRTEGYGCLVIPASPGSHTLTCSTWRPLQGGTVAELRRFFIGGSPELEDMSYVRVPSTFKGDRLSRFGFRTVTTGSVTFTLHCMQHARAFVDAGVLNKRRQSVLDQLGGFSQQSSVHGVLEAFERARRRMREARESLPEELMDTSARLHTEPMV, from the exons GGTGCGGATCCAGCGGGTCACATCCAGCATGCTGTTCCCAGACCAGCTGGAGGAGCGAGTGGCAGGAGAGCCGGACAAGGGACTCATTGAGCTGGACACCTTGCGCAGACACACTCCGTCAG CTGTGGATGACCAggaggagcaggtggtggcgTGGCAGGAGAAGCTCTTCAGTCAG TTTGAGGTGGATCTGTTCCGGACAGAATCGACATGTCAGAGCCCACTGGACCGGCAGTACCACCGGGACATTGTGGCTTTGGAACGGGCTGGAGGAAGACGCAACCAGCGCATCTTCACCTACACAGACTACGACCGCTGCACCAGTCTGGAGGAG cAGCACACTCAGGTCTTGACGACCTCGAACAAGTCGAGTCCCACCTTTCTGGCAGAGAGGATGGCCAATGTCAGACAGCGAAGACATGAGAGGCGTCACAT AGAAGGCCATGCATCCAAGTCTCGGCTGGTCACCTGGGAGCCCACGGAGGACTTTGTGAAGAACAGCCATGTGGTCAACACGCCTGTGCAGACCATGTACATCATGGCTGACCTGGGACCTCATGGGAA ACTGGGCCAGAAAGAGAACGAGTATGTCCTCTGCACCGTGAGGGCAGACAGCAACGGAGTGATCACCATCAAGCCAGACTTCAACTACAGCAAAGAGCCGTACAG GGTGCTCACGAATGGAGAGAAGCGGGAGGTGTGGCTCCTCAGCCTGGAGAACGCATCGGCCGCCATCAGCCAGGAGGAGCGCGAGCGGGAGCAGCGCGTGTACCGAGAC CTCTACGTCCGGCACAGAGACTACCTGAGCAGTCTGGTTGGCCAAGACTTTGAAATG CCACCGCCGGGAATCCTTCGCTTGCTGGTGAACGGGGAGGTTG TGTCGGCCAAGGGCTACGAGTACGACGACCTCTACGTGCACTTCTTCGTGGAGCTGCCTGACG ACTGGTCTGCTTCTCCCCCACAGTCTCTCTCAGGAGTGACGCAGACGTGCCGCACGCGCACTTTGGGCAAG GACAGCGTGGCCTTCTTCTGCCACCCGTTCAGCTTCGAGGCCTTCTTCAGGAAAGAGGATGAGACAGAAG AGTCGCTGCCCCGCTGGCCGGTGCTCTACTTTGAGGTTCTCTCTCTGGACCTGTGGCAGCGTTACAGGACCGAGGGCTACGGTTGCCTGGTGATTCCAGCCAGTCCCG GGTCACACACGCTGACCTGCTCCACGTGGAGGCCCCTgcagggtggcacggtggcagagCTGCGGCGCTTCTTCATCGGCGGGTCCCCTGAGCTTGAGGACATGAGCTACGTCAGGGTGCCGAGCACCTTCAAG GGTGACCGTCTCAGTCGCTTCGGCTTCCGAACAGTGACCACAGGAAGTGTGACTTTCACCCTCCACTGTATGCAACATGCCAG GGCCTTTGTGGACGCGGGAGTGTTGAATAAGAGGAGACAGAGTGTCCTGGACCAGCTGGGCGGCTTCAGCCAGCAGAGCTCTGTCCACGGTGTGCTAG AGGCTTTCGAGAGGGCACGCCGCCGCATGCGGGAGGCCAGAGAGAGTCTTCCCGAGGAGCTCATGGACACGAGCGCACGGCTCCACACCGAGCCCATGGTATGA
- the mks1 gene encoding tectonic-like complex member MKS1 isoform X5 yields MLFPDQLEERVAGEPDKGLIELDTLRRHTPSAVDDQEEQVVAWQEKLFSQFEVDLFRTESTCQSPLDRQYHRDIVALERAGGRRNQRIFTYTDYDRCTSLEEQHTQVLTTSNKSSPTFLAERMANVRQRRHERRHIEGHASKSRLVTWEPTEDFVKNSHVVNTPVQTMYIMADLGPHGKLGQKENEYVLCTVRADSNGVITIKPDFNYSKEPYRVLTNGEKREVWLLSLENASAAISQEEREREQRVYRDLYVRHRDYLSSLVGQDFEMPPPGILRLLVNGEVVSAKGYEYDDLYVHFFVELPDDWSASPPQSLSGVTQTCRTRTLGKDSVAFFCHPFSFEAFFRKEDETEESLPRWPVLYFEVLSLDLWQRYRTEGYGCLVIPASPGSHTLTCSTWRPLQGGTVAELRRFFIGGSPELEDMSYVRVPSTFKGDRLSRFGFRTVTTGSVTFTLHCMQHARAFVDAGVLNKRRQSVLDQLGGFSQQSSVHGVLGDVPLSVLLCTHSAPIRAFQCPTRSVLPTFAFLCKACIS; encoded by the exons ATGCTGTTCCCAGACCAGCTGGAGGAGCGAGTGGCAGGAGAGCCGGACAAGGGACTCATTGAGCTGGACACCTTGCGCAGACACACTCCGTCAG CTGTGGATGACCAggaggagcaggtggtggcgTGGCAGGAGAAGCTCTTCAGTCAG TTTGAGGTGGATCTGTTCCGGACAGAATCGACATGTCAGAGCCCACTGGACCGGCAGTACCACCGGGACATTGTGGCTTTGGAACGGGCTGGAGGAAGACGCAACCAGCGCATCTTCACCTACACAGACTACGACCGCTGCACCAGTCTGGAGGAG cAGCACACTCAGGTCTTGACGACCTCGAACAAGTCGAGTCCCACCTTTCTGGCAGAGAGGATGGCCAATGTCAGACAGCGAAGACATGAGAGGCGTCACAT AGAAGGCCATGCATCCAAGTCTCGGCTGGTCACCTGGGAGCCCACGGAGGACTTTGTGAAGAACAGCCATGTGGTCAACACGCCTGTGCAGACCATGTACATCATGGCTGACCTGGGACCTCATGGGAA ACTGGGCCAGAAAGAGAACGAGTATGTCCTCTGCACCGTGAGGGCAGACAGCAACGGAGTGATCACCATCAAGCCAGACTTCAACTACAGCAAAGAGCCGTACAG GGTGCTCACGAATGGAGAGAAGCGGGAGGTGTGGCTCCTCAGCCTGGAGAACGCATCGGCCGCCATCAGCCAGGAGGAGCGCGAGCGGGAGCAGCGCGTGTACCGAGAC CTCTACGTCCGGCACAGAGACTACCTGAGCAGTCTGGTTGGCCAAGACTTTGAAATG CCACCGCCGGGAATCCTTCGCTTGCTGGTGAACGGGGAGGTTG TGTCGGCCAAGGGCTACGAGTACGACGACCTCTACGTGCACTTCTTCGTGGAGCTGCCTGACG ACTGGTCTGCTTCTCCCCCACAGTCTCTCTCAGGAGTGACGCAGACGTGCCGCACGCGCACTTTGGGCAAG GACAGCGTGGCCTTCTTCTGCCACCCGTTCAGCTTCGAGGCCTTCTTCAGGAAAGAGGATGAGACAGAAG AGTCGCTGCCCCGCTGGCCGGTGCTCTACTTTGAGGTTCTCTCTCTGGACCTGTGGCAGCGTTACAGGACCGAGGGCTACGGTTGCCTGGTGATTCCAGCCAGTCCCG GGTCACACACGCTGACCTGCTCCACGTGGAGGCCCCTgcagggtggcacggtggcagagCTGCGGCGCTTCTTCATCGGCGGGTCCCCTGAGCTTGAGGACATGAGCTACGTCAGGGTGCCGAGCACCTTCAAG GGTGACCGTCTCAGTCGCTTCGGCTTCCGAACAGTGACCACAGGAAGTGTGACTTTCACCCTCCACTGTATGCAACATGCCAG GGCCTTTGTGGACGCGGGAGTGTTGAATAAGAGGAGACAGAGTGTCCTGGACCAGCTGGGCGGCTTCAGCCAGCAGAGCTCTGTCCACGGTGTGCTAGGTGATGTCCCGCTGTCCGTCTTGCTCTGCACACACAGCGCTCCCATACGTGCTTTCCAGTGCCCGACACGCTCTGTGCTTCCTACTTTTGCCTTTTTGTGTAAAGCTTGTATTTCGTAA
- the mks1 gene encoding tectonic-like complex member MKS1 isoform X2, with the protein MAERWRADCPEAVYRSRDALANLRLRVRIQRVTSSMLFPDQLEERVAGEPDKGLIELDTLRRHTPSAVDDQEEQVVAWQEKLFSQFEVDLFRTESTCQSPLDRQYHRDIVALERAGGRRNQRIFTYTDYDRCTSLEEHTQVLTTSNKSSPTFLAERMANVRQRRHERRHIEGHASKSRLVTWEPTEDFVKNSHVVNTPVQTMYIMADLGPHGKLGQKENEYVLCTVRADSNGVITIKPDFNYSKEPYRVLTNGEKREVWLLSLENASAAISQEEREREQRVYRDLYVRHRDYLSSLVGQDFEMPPPGILRLLVNGEVVSAKGYEYDDLYVHFFVELPDDWSASPPQSLSGVTQTCRTRTLGKDSVAFFCHPFSFEAFFRKEDETEESLPRWPVLYFEVLSLDLWQRYRTEGYGCLVIPASPGSHTLTCSTWRPLQGGTVAELRRFFIGGSPELEDMSYVRVPSTFKGDRLSRFGFRTVTTGSVTFTLHCMQHARAFVDAGVLNKRRQSVLDQLGGFSQQSSVHGVLGDVPLSVLLCTHSAPIRAFQCPTRSVLPTFAFLCKACIS; encoded by the exons GGTGCGGATCCAGCGGGTCACATCCAGCATGCTGTTCCCAGACCAGCTGGAGGAGCGAGTGGCAGGAGAGCCGGACAAGGGACTCATTGAGCTGGACACCTTGCGCAGACACACTCCGTCAG CTGTGGATGACCAggaggagcaggtggtggcgTGGCAGGAGAAGCTCTTCAGTCAG TTTGAGGTGGATCTGTTCCGGACAGAATCGACATGTCAGAGCCCACTGGACCGGCAGTACCACCGGGACATTGTGGCTTTGGAACGGGCTGGAGGAAGACGCAACCAGCGCATCTTCACCTACACAGACTACGACCGCTGCACCAGTCTGGAGGAG CACACTCAGGTCTTGACGACCTCGAACAAGTCGAGTCCCACCTTTCTGGCAGAGAGGATGGCCAATGTCAGACAGCGAAGACATGAGAGGCGTCACAT AGAAGGCCATGCATCCAAGTCTCGGCTGGTCACCTGGGAGCCCACGGAGGACTTTGTGAAGAACAGCCATGTGGTCAACACGCCTGTGCAGACCATGTACATCATGGCTGACCTGGGACCTCATGGGAA ACTGGGCCAGAAAGAGAACGAGTATGTCCTCTGCACCGTGAGGGCAGACAGCAACGGAGTGATCACCATCAAGCCAGACTTCAACTACAGCAAAGAGCCGTACAG GGTGCTCACGAATGGAGAGAAGCGGGAGGTGTGGCTCCTCAGCCTGGAGAACGCATCGGCCGCCATCAGCCAGGAGGAGCGCGAGCGGGAGCAGCGCGTGTACCGAGAC CTCTACGTCCGGCACAGAGACTACCTGAGCAGTCTGGTTGGCCAAGACTTTGAAATG CCACCGCCGGGAATCCTTCGCTTGCTGGTGAACGGGGAGGTTG TGTCGGCCAAGGGCTACGAGTACGACGACCTCTACGTGCACTTCTTCGTGGAGCTGCCTGACG ACTGGTCTGCTTCTCCCCCACAGTCTCTCTCAGGAGTGACGCAGACGTGCCGCACGCGCACTTTGGGCAAG GACAGCGTGGCCTTCTTCTGCCACCCGTTCAGCTTCGAGGCCTTCTTCAGGAAAGAGGATGAGACAGAAG AGTCGCTGCCCCGCTGGCCGGTGCTCTACTTTGAGGTTCTCTCTCTGGACCTGTGGCAGCGTTACAGGACCGAGGGCTACGGTTGCCTGGTGATTCCAGCCAGTCCCG GGTCACACACGCTGACCTGCTCCACGTGGAGGCCCCTgcagggtggcacggtggcagagCTGCGGCGCTTCTTCATCGGCGGGTCCCCTGAGCTTGAGGACATGAGCTACGTCAGGGTGCCGAGCACCTTCAAG GGTGACCGTCTCAGTCGCTTCGGCTTCCGAACAGTGACCACAGGAAGTGTGACTTTCACCCTCCACTGTATGCAACATGCCAG GGCCTTTGTGGACGCGGGAGTGTTGAATAAGAGGAGACAGAGTGTCCTGGACCAGCTGGGCGGCTTCAGCCAGCAGAGCTCTGTCCACGGTGTGCTAGGTGATGTCCCGCTGTCCGTCTTGCTCTGCACACACAGCGCTCCCATACGTGCTTTCCAGTGCCCGACACGCTCTGTGCTTCCTACTTTTGCCTTTTTGTGTAAAGCTTGTATTTCGTAA
- the mks1 gene encoding tectonic-like complex member MKS1 isoform X1: protein MAERWRADCPEAVYRSRDALANLRLRVRIQRVTSSMLFPDQLEERVAGEPDKGLIELDTLRRHTPSAVDDQEEQVVAWQEKLFSQFEVDLFRTESTCQSPLDRQYHRDIVALERAGGRRNQRIFTYTDYDRCTSLEEQHTQVLTTSNKSSPTFLAERMANVRQRRHERRHIEGHASKSRLVTWEPTEDFVKNSHVVNTPVQTMYIMADLGPHGKLGQKENEYVLCTVRADSNGVITIKPDFNYSKEPYRVLTNGEKREVWLLSLENASAAISQEEREREQRVYRDLYVRHRDYLSSLVGQDFEMPPPGILRLLVNGEVVSAKGYEYDDLYVHFFVELPDDWSASPPQSLSGVTQTCRTRTLGKDSVAFFCHPFSFEAFFRKEDETEESLPRWPVLYFEVLSLDLWQRYRTEGYGCLVIPASPGSHTLTCSTWRPLQGGTVAELRRFFIGGSPELEDMSYVRVPSTFKGDRLSRFGFRTVTTGSVTFTLHCMQHARAFVDAGVLNKRRQSVLDQLGGFSQQSSVHGVLGDVPLSVLLCTHSAPIRAFQCPTRSVLPTFAFLCKACIS from the exons GGTGCGGATCCAGCGGGTCACATCCAGCATGCTGTTCCCAGACCAGCTGGAGGAGCGAGTGGCAGGAGAGCCGGACAAGGGACTCATTGAGCTGGACACCTTGCGCAGACACACTCCGTCAG CTGTGGATGACCAggaggagcaggtggtggcgTGGCAGGAGAAGCTCTTCAGTCAG TTTGAGGTGGATCTGTTCCGGACAGAATCGACATGTCAGAGCCCACTGGACCGGCAGTACCACCGGGACATTGTGGCTTTGGAACGGGCTGGAGGAAGACGCAACCAGCGCATCTTCACCTACACAGACTACGACCGCTGCACCAGTCTGGAGGAG cAGCACACTCAGGTCTTGACGACCTCGAACAAGTCGAGTCCCACCTTTCTGGCAGAGAGGATGGCCAATGTCAGACAGCGAAGACATGAGAGGCGTCACAT AGAAGGCCATGCATCCAAGTCTCGGCTGGTCACCTGGGAGCCCACGGAGGACTTTGTGAAGAACAGCCATGTGGTCAACACGCCTGTGCAGACCATGTACATCATGGCTGACCTGGGACCTCATGGGAA ACTGGGCCAGAAAGAGAACGAGTATGTCCTCTGCACCGTGAGGGCAGACAGCAACGGAGTGATCACCATCAAGCCAGACTTCAACTACAGCAAAGAGCCGTACAG GGTGCTCACGAATGGAGAGAAGCGGGAGGTGTGGCTCCTCAGCCTGGAGAACGCATCGGCCGCCATCAGCCAGGAGGAGCGCGAGCGGGAGCAGCGCGTGTACCGAGAC CTCTACGTCCGGCACAGAGACTACCTGAGCAGTCTGGTTGGCCAAGACTTTGAAATG CCACCGCCGGGAATCCTTCGCTTGCTGGTGAACGGGGAGGTTG TGTCGGCCAAGGGCTACGAGTACGACGACCTCTACGTGCACTTCTTCGTGGAGCTGCCTGACG ACTGGTCTGCTTCTCCCCCACAGTCTCTCTCAGGAGTGACGCAGACGTGCCGCACGCGCACTTTGGGCAAG GACAGCGTGGCCTTCTTCTGCCACCCGTTCAGCTTCGAGGCCTTCTTCAGGAAAGAGGATGAGACAGAAG AGTCGCTGCCCCGCTGGCCGGTGCTCTACTTTGAGGTTCTCTCTCTGGACCTGTGGCAGCGTTACAGGACCGAGGGCTACGGTTGCCTGGTGATTCCAGCCAGTCCCG GGTCACACACGCTGACCTGCTCCACGTGGAGGCCCCTgcagggtggcacggtggcagagCTGCGGCGCTTCTTCATCGGCGGGTCCCCTGAGCTTGAGGACATGAGCTACGTCAGGGTGCCGAGCACCTTCAAG GGTGACCGTCTCAGTCGCTTCGGCTTCCGAACAGTGACCACAGGAAGTGTGACTTTCACCCTCCACTGTATGCAACATGCCAG GGCCTTTGTGGACGCGGGAGTGTTGAATAAGAGGAGACAGAGTGTCCTGGACCAGCTGGGCGGCTTCAGCCAGCAGAGCTCTGTCCACGGTGTGCTAGGTGATGTCCCGCTGTCCGTCTTGCTCTGCACACACAGCGCTCCCATACGTGCTTTCCAGTGCCCGACACGCTCTGTGCTTCCTACTTTTGCCTTTTTGTGTAAAGCTTGTATTTCGTAA